One bacterium genomic window, GCGGCCATTCGGGAACAGGCGAGGAAGATCGCCGCGACGAGCGGAGAACTCGCCGTCCGCCGGGCCAGGGTGGCCCAGGAAGTGCGGGCGGTACTGACGCCGGAGCAGATCGTGAAGTTCCAAGCCTTGCAGGAAAAACGGGACCGGCGGATCGACGGGATGATGAAGCGCGGGCAGGAAGGGCATCCGAAGGGAGAATAGCGCTTGTGCGCTCTGGAGGTGCCGATGGCGGTGCCGGACGAGGACGCCGACCTCGTCCGCTCCGCGATCGGAGGCGACGACGAGGCGTTCGCGGAGCTGGTCCGCCGACACAAGGGGGCGGTCCTTCGCAGGGCCGCCCGCTTCGCGCGCGACCACGCGGAGCTGGAGGATCTCGGGCAGGAGACGTTCCTGAGGGCTTTCCGGGACCTCCGCTCCTTTCGCGGCGACGCCCCGTTCGGGCACTGGCTGTCGCGGGTCGCGGTGCGCGTTTGCTACGACGCACTCCGGAAACGGCGCCGCGAGGAGAGGGACGTTTCCCTGGAAGACCTGGCGGTTCCGGTGGCGGACCCTTCCCCGGGGAACGGTCCTTCCGCGCAGTTTGCCCGTATCCTCCTCGAGCAGGCGATGTCGCGCCTCAAACCCGGGGACCGGCTGGTGATCACGCTGTTCGAGCTGGAGGACCGGTCGGTCCGGGAGGTGGCGGCGTTGACGGGATGGAGCGAAACGCTGGTGAAGGTGCGCGCTTTCCGGGCGCGACAGGCGCTGAAACGGAGTATCGGAGGAGACGATGGACGATAAACGGCACGACCGGAGGAACGTGAAACTCGACCGGTATTTCGACCTGGCGCGCCGTTCGACCCCGGACATCTCCGGGGTCGAACGGGGCTTCGAGACGCGCGTGATGGCGAGGATCCGGGAGTCACGGGAAGTTCGGGAGCCTTGGTACGACTGGGCATGGAGGCTGGCGCCGGTCTTCCTGGCACTGACCCTCCTGCTCGCGGGCTGGAGCGTGCTCTATTCCCCGGCACCTCCGGCCGATCCGGTAGCGATGCTCGACTCGGGATCCCAGGAAGTCGCGCTGCTCGACAATCTGACGGGAGAGTGACCGCCATGAAACGATGGAAATCGATCCTCGGCGTCCTCCTGGTCTTCCTGCTCGGCGCTCTCGCGGGCGCGGCGGTTGTGCATCGCGTCGACCGTCAAGGCGCCGAGGGCATTCTCTCCGGAAGGGGCGGCGCCATGGCGGACCTCATCGTCAGGCGGCTTTCCCGGTCGCTCGACCTGGACCCCGCCCAGAGGGACCAGGTGCGCGCCATCGTCACCGAGACACGCCGGGAGATCATCGAGATCCGGAAGCCGGTCCAGGCACAGGTCGAGGCAACGATCGAGCGCTCCCGCGCGCGGGTTCGCGCAATCCTGCGCCCGGACCAGCAGGAGAAGTTCGACCGTATTCGGTCCGAGCGCCGGAAACGAAGGGGTCGGCAGGGGTAGCCCAGTCTACGGAACCCACGGCGCGCACCCCCGGGGTGACCCCCCGCATGTCGACTTATGCCCGCCTGTCGTAATCGCTCCTGAGAAGCGCCTGGAAAAAATTGATGAACAGCTTGGGCCGGAAGAATTCACGAAGGATATGAGAGTAAGGCGCATCTCCCGTGAAAAGGTGCCAGAAAATCAACGAGAGAATCTTTGAATCATAACTTTTCCCTCTTTCTTCCATTAATATTTTTATATTTACTCTTGATATTACACTGCTATTACTGAAAAAATCGTACATACCGAAGAGGATTTTCCCATACATGTTATCGTAGTAAAAAAATCTACGGCAGAAACTGTAGTAATTTCTTTTAAAATCTTCCGATGAAAGACCATGATTCAATGCGGTCGAGGCAGCCCATTTCGCAGTGAAAAAGGCTGATTCTATCCCGTTTTTCAAATACCTCGATGCCGCCGCGTCCCCAATGATTACAAATCGATCGGAAAATGGATTTCGTGCGATATTTATGGGAAGCTTCGGGTGGCAATGGCACTTGAACGTGTAATTTGCCGGAAGACACGAAGCGATCGCATCTTCCTTCAACGAATTCTCGACATCCACCCTTTTTACGTTTTCCCCGATTCCCGTCACCGTGATGAAATTGCCCTTGGGAGTAAACGCGATATATTTTATTTTTGGATTGTCCGTACTGAATATATGTATCTTGTTCTGGATGGTCTCTTTTGCGAAATCGTCAGACACTTCGATCTCCGTCTGGCACGCCGACCAGCACTTCGGAGCCTTGTAGCCAAATTTCAGATTCTCCACAATTCTTGAATTTACCCCGAACGCCCCGACAAGAAGATCCCCCTCCCACTCCCGGCCGTTTTCCCCGTAGATCAGGGAAATTTTCTCTTTCGACCCGGAGATTACTTTCTTTACCCTCCGATTGACAAACCGTGCCCCTTCTTTTATCGCGAAATCAAGAAGAACCTGATCGAAACCATGGGTCATCTCCGGGGAAACAACGGGTCCCGCCGACCGGAACACCGTGTAGATGCTGCTTGAGGGATCAACATCTATGAACCCGGTCTCCCCCTTTAGGTGCATGACGTAACCGGTGACTTTATCCTTTAAAACCTCCCTGGGTATTACGAAATCCAATTTCGTCAGATTATTGAAAAGAGTACTGCTTATCGCGCCCGCGCACATATTGCATCCTCTGGCACCTGTATCGGTAAAAAGCTTGCTATCGAATATGGTTATATCGAATTTACGTCCTTTTTCCGATCCCATCCGCATGAGATGAAGTGCAAAAAAAGTCCCGGCGGGTCCTGCACCTATGATTCCAACTTTGCTGTTATTTCTTAAAGGTTCGATGATCATGAGAAACAGTCTAGTATCGCAAGATATCTTGGGGCAAGGGAATTAGGGTCGGACCCGCGCGCTTCGCGGGGACCCTCGCGTCGATATGCGGGGGGAGCGTTCGGTGGATTCCGGGTTCGACCGGTCAGGTCCCGGTCTTCGACGGGACCAGCGGCCGGACATTCCCCTCCTGGACCCCGGCGGGTTCCGCGCCGGTCTTCATCCGTGCGCGCCCGTCGAACACCGCCCCTTCGGAGATTCCGAGCTTCGGCGCGTGGATCTCCCCGGCCATCGTGGCCTTCTCCTTCAGTTCCACCGACTCCGTCGCCTCGATGTTCCCCTCGACGGATCCCCCGACGACCATCCCCCGGGCGCAGGTGTTCCCCACGATCTTCCCGGTCTCTCCGACAACCACCCAGTCGGCCTGGACATCCCCTTCCACGATCCCGTCGACGCGGATCGTTCCCTTCGCGCTCACCTTTCCGACGAGGCGTGTGTCGATTCCGACGATCGTCTCCAGCTTCTGTGAACCTTTCCCGAACATGGTCACCTCCTGGCGAGAAATCCGGCCGGGTTCGTGGGGCGGTTGTTCTTCCAGATTTCGTAATGCACGTGCGGGCCCGTGGAAATTCCGGTGGAGCCGGAAATCGCGATCACTTCGCCCCGGACGATGCGCTGGCCGACCCGGGCAAGCGCCTTCCGGTTGTGCGCATAGGCCGTGCTGAACCCGTGCCCGTGCTCGATGACCACCACGTTCCCGCTGTGCTCCGTCCATCCGGAGAAGCTCACGATCCCGTCTGCCGTCGCTTCCACCTCGGTGCCGGACGGGACGGAGATGTCCACGCCGGTGTGGAACTTCTTTTTATCGTGCACAGGGTGAATCCGGTACCCGTAGGGAGAGGATATCGTTCCCGCCACAGGCCACCCGACGGGCGTGGCGAGATGGATGTCCTTCTGTTCGGCGATATACATGCGGATCTCCGAGACGGACTGCATCGCCGCCTCGATCTGGCTCCTCAACGCCTCCATGTCGAGGGATCCGGAGTCGCCGGGATCCTCCGACTCCAAGACAGCGGTTTTCGACTCGAGGGAGAACAGCCTGCGGAAATCCTTTTCCGCCTGTTTCAGGGAAACCATCGTCCCCTTCATTTCGAGGAACTGCGCGGAGACGAGCGACAGTCTCTCCTGCATCCGACGGTACTCCACGGCCCGGACCGACACGGCGACGACGAAGGCGGTCCCGGTCAGGAACAGGCAGACCGACGCGGCGACCGCGACCACCGGGACCCGGATGCTGACGGACCTTGTCCGGCTGTGGGGAACCAGCATGATGGTCACGGGGGTGAGGATCCGTTTCAGGAACATCCGCGCGCGGTTCATTGCGACCTCCTACAAGTCGAGGAGAGACACTCCTTCGAGGCGGGAGGACTCCCTTCTTTCATCCCGGGTCGGACCAGGAATGTCCCTCCTTGACAGATGTGTCCCCCGCCGGCATCCGATGCGGCACACCGGATACCGCCGGAACGGTCGGAATCCTGCAACTGGCATTCCCAAAAGGGGTACCTCCAACTCATTGAAATATCACTGATGGTTCCTCCAAACAGCGCTCTGCGATTGCATTTTTCGAATCCGGGCGGACGAGGATGACAGAATCGGAATTCCGGGAAATTTCCCGTACCGGATGACCTTCCCCCCGGATCCTTGCCATTCCATACTCCTTATCGCCCGATTCGCCAAATTCTTTAGCGGTAAAAGGCGAATTCCCGCAGGCAGGACGATTGCCGATAATTAATTGAATTATCGGAACAAATTTCGTTTCGCGGGATTGGCTCCATGGAAAGTAACCTTCCCGGGATCCCGCGGAACCGCCTCAGAGCCCCCTCATCCATTCGGGCCGGAGCATGTCCGGCGAGGTGTCCGCCAAGGCCATGTCGATGCGCCTCAGGATCCCGTCCTTGTCCCCGGGCAGCGTCATTCCCGTGATGGGGAGGTAGTTGGACGCGTGCTCCGTCCCGAACCTGCAGCGGGCGAGCTCGAGGTCCTCGACGAACCACCGGAGCTCCTGCAGGGACTGTTTCCTGTCGATGAGCTTGAATCCCCCGCCCATGACCTTCTCCTCGTACTCCCGTACGTTCGGCCCTGTCATGAGGGTGAGCGTGGCCAGGAACTGTGGATCGATGGCGTTGACCACGCACGCCGAATCCTTCGCATGGTCATAGCTCCCATCCACCCCGCCGAGCCCAAGGATGATAAAGGTGGACATCCGCAGCCCCGCCTGAAGCGCCTTCCTGCTCCCCTCGACGATCTGCCTTGCGGTCGCGCCCTTCCTGACCCTCTTCAGCAGTTCGTCGTTCCCCGTCTCGATCCCGAGGTAGAGGAGATCGAGTTTTCGCTCCTTGAGCATCCCCAGTTCCTCCGGCGTCTTTGCCATGAGGTTCGCGGGGCCGGCATACGTGCTGATCCGCTCGAGGGAGGGGAACCGCCGGTTCATGAGGTCGAGCACCTTCACGAGGTAGCCGGCCGGCGCCGCCATCGGGTCTCCGTCGGCCAGGAAGATCTTCCGGGCATCCGGGTAATACCCGGACATCTCCACGACATCCCTCTCCACCTCTTCGAAGGGGCGCACCTGGAATTCCTTGGTCCCGTAGGAGGTGCAGAACAGGCACCGGTTCCAGGAGCAGCCGAGGGTCACCTGAAAAATGAGGGACCTCGCCTCCGATGGCGGCCTGAACAGCGGCAGGTCGTATTCCATGATGATCTTAGGTTACCATCTTCGAAGGCGCCTTCGCGCGGAGAGGAGGATGCGATGTCCACGGATGCGAAGCCCGTTTCGGCGACCCGGCTGGTGATGGCGCAGGAGATGACGCCGCAGGACGCGAACCCCGCCGGGAACGTCCACGGGGGGAATATCATGAAGCTGGCCGACTCGGCCGCCGGCGTGGTCGCCATCCGGCACTCCGGCAGGAACTGCGTCACCGCCGCCGTGGACCACTTCGAATTCCACGCCCCCGTCTTCATCGGCAACCTCGTCACCTTTCACGCCTCCGTGAACCATGTGGGCCGCACCTCGATGGAGGTCGGGGTCCGCGTCGAGGCGGAGGAGCCGCGCACGGGGAAGAGGACCCACACGAATTCGTCCTATTTCCTGATGGTGGCGCTCGATGACGAGGGAAAGCCCGTCGAGGTGCCGAAGCTGGTTCTGGAGACCGCGGAGGACCGCCGCAGGAACGAGGAGGCGAGGCAGCGGGCGATCGCCCGGCGGCTGTGGAAGAACAAGTAGGGGCGCCCGGAAAGGCAGGGTCACTCCGTCGAGGCGGTCCGGCCGGGAGCGTTCAACGCGGTCCGCACCGTGTGCCACGCCAGCGTCGCGCACTTGACGCGCGCGGGGAATTCGCGGACCCCGGCGAGCGCCTCCAGCTTCCCGAGGGTTCCTTGCGCGCCTGATCCGGGACCGGCGACCCTGTCGTGGAATCGCCCGAACAGGGCCTCGGCCTCCTCCTCGGTCTTGCCGAGAAGCGCCTCCGTCATGAGGGATGCGGACGCCGTGGAGATGGCGCAACCGTTCCCCACGAACCCGATGTCCCGGATCACTCCTCCCCGCACGTTCACGTAGACGGTCAGGCGATCCCCGCAGAGGGGGTTGTCTCCGTTCGCGATCCGGTCGGCGTCGGGGATCTCGCGGAAGTTCCGCGGCCGCCTGTTGTGATCGACGATGATCTCCCGGTAAAGGGACCGGATGTCGACCGTCACCGGAAGACCTCCCGGGCCTTCCGGATCCCGGCGGCGAGGAGATCCACCTCGGCCGCCGTGTTGTAGAGGCCGAACGAGGCCCGGGCGGTGGAGGGCAGCCCGAGGAGGTCCATGAGCGGCATGGCGCAATGGTGGCCGGCGCGGATCGCCACGCCCTCGTGGTCGAGGATCGTCCCGATATCGTGGGGGTGAACACCCTCGAGGACGAACGAAAGGATGCCGGCCTTCCGCCTCGCGGTCCCCACGATACGCACTCCCGGGATCCTTCCCACCACCTCCGTCGCGTACGCGAGCAGCCCCCCCTCGTGCGCGGATATCGCCGGGAGCCCTACGGCATCGAGATAGTCGATGGCGGCGCGCAACCCGATCGCCCCGGCGATGTTGGGCGTGCCCGCCTCGAACTTCCAGGGAATCGCATTATAGGTGGTCTTTTCGAACGTGACCCGCAGGATCATGTCGCCGCCGCCCTGGTACGGCGGCATCGCCTCGAGATGCTCCGCCTTCCCGTAGAGCACGCCGATCCCCGTCGGTCCATACAGCTTGTGGCCGGAGAAAACGTAGAAATCGCACCCGAGCGACTGCACGTCCACGGGGGTGTGCGGCG contains:
- a CDS encoding sigma-70 family RNA polymerase sigma factor encodes the protein MAVPDEDADLVRSAIGGDDEAFAELVRRHKGAVLRRAARFARDHAELEDLGQETFLRAFRDLRSFRGDAPFGHWLSRVAVRVCYDALRKRRREERDVSLEDLAVPVADPSPGNGPSAQFARILLEQAMSRLKPGDRLVITLFELEDRSVREVAALTGWSETLVKVRAFRARQALKRSIGGDDGR
- a CDS encoding SUF system NifU family Fe-S cluster assembly protein — protein: MTVDIRSLYREIIVDHNRRPRNFREIPDADRIANGDNPLCGDRLTVYVNVRGGVIRDIGFVGNGCAISTASASLMTEALLGKTEEEAEALFGRFHDRVAGPGSGAQGTLGKLEALAGVREFPARVKCATLAWHTVRTALNAPGRTASTE
- a CDS encoding polymer-forming cytoskeletal protein, encoding MFGKGSQKLETIVGIDTRLVGKVSAKGTIRVDGIVEGDVQADWVVVGETGKIVGNTCARGMVVGGSVEGNIEATESVELKEKATMAGEIHAPKLGISEGAVFDGRARMKTGAEPAGVQEGNVRPLVPSKTGT
- a CDS encoding acyl-CoA thioesterase — protein: MSTDAKPVSATRLVMAQEMTPQDANPAGNVHGGNIMKLADSAAGVVAIRHSGRNCVTAAVDHFEFHAPVFIGNLVTFHASVNHVGRTSMEVGVRVEAEEPRTGKRTHTNSSYFLMVALDDEGKPVEVPKLVLETAEDRRRNEEARQRAIARRLWKNK
- a CDS encoding M23 family metallopeptidase, which produces MNRARMFLKRILTPVTIMLVPHSRTRSVSIRVPVVAVAASVCLFLTGTAFVVAVSVRAVEYRRMQERLSLVSAQFLEMKGTMVSLKQAEKDFRRLFSLESKTAVLESEDPGDSGSLDMEALRSQIEAAMQSVSEIRMYIAEQKDIHLATPVGWPVAGTISSPYGYRIHPVHDKKKFHTGVDISVPSGTEVEATADGIVSFSGWTEHSGNVVVIEHGHGFSTAYAHNRKALARVGQRIVRGEVIAISGSTGISTGPHVHYEIWKNNRPTNPAGFLARR
- a CDS encoding radical SAM protein, with the protein product MEYDLPLFRPPSEARSLIFQVTLGCSWNRCLFCTSYGTKEFQVRPFEEVERDVVEMSGYYPDARKIFLADGDPMAAPAGYLVKVLDLMNRRFPSLERISTYAGPANLMAKTPEELGMLKERKLDLLYLGIETGNDELLKRVRKGATARQIVEGSRKALQAGLRMSTFIILGLGGVDGSYDHAKDSACVVNAIDPQFLATLTLMTGPNVREYEEKVMGGGFKLIDRKQSLQELRWFVEDLELARCRFGTEHASNYLPITGMTLPGDKDGILRRIDMALADTSPDMLRPEWMRGL
- a CDS encoding tryptophan 7-halogenase — translated: MIIEPLRNNSKVGIIGAGPAGTFFALHLMRMGSEKGRKFDITIFDSKLFTDTGARGCNMCAGAISSTLFNNLTKLDFVIPREVLKDKVTGYVMHLKGETGFIDVDPSSSIYTVFRSAGPVVSPEMTHGFDQVLLDFAIKEGARFVNRRVKKVISGSKEKISLIYGENGREWEGDLLVGAFGVNSRIVENLKFGYKAPKCWSACQTEIEVSDDFAKETIQNKIHIFSTDNPKIKYIAFTPKGNFITVTGIGENVKRVDVENSLKEDAIASCLPANYTFKCHCHPKLPINIARNPFSDRFVIIGDAAASRYLKNGIESAFFTAKWAASTALNHGLSSEDFKRNYYSFCRRFFYYDNMYGKILFGMYDFFSNSSVISRVNIKILMEERGKSYDSKILSLIFWHLFTGDAPYSHILREFFRPKLFINFFQALLRSDYDRRA